In Argiope bruennichi chromosome 4, qqArgBrue1.1, whole genome shotgun sequence, a single window of DNA contains:
- the LOC129966739 gene encoding uncharacterized protein LOC129966739: MNHGDYYKDTSVGNGSENDISCIAFGNWKPIVELYQEFSACRRLTKNHIVVVSGLKKMNMKLPDQVPSHTVALSLYVAFQKIESNAIDTTRFITKMDVLFDTVNSKTLKHLKK, encoded by the exons ATGAATCACGGTGATTATTATAAAGACACGTCTGTTGGAAATGGCTCCGAAAATGATATTTCTTGTATAGCCTTTGGAAATTGGAAACCTATCGTGGAACTCTATCAG GAATTCAGTGCCTGCAGAAGGTTGACAAAGAATCACATTGTAGTAGTATCAGGACTTAAGAAGATGAATATGAAACTTCCAGATCAg GTACCAAGTCATACAGTTGCGTTAAGTCTATATGTCGCCTTCCAGAAAATTGAAAGTAATGCAATTGATACAACACGTTTCATAACGAAAATGGATGTACTGTTTGACACTGTAAATTCTAAgactttgaaacatttaaaaaaatga